Proteins found in one Sporosarcina sp. FSL K6-3457 genomic segment:
- the pnp gene encoding polyribonucleotide nucleotidyltransferase translates to MTEKKVYTLDWAGRPLTIETGQLAKQANGAVLVRYGDTTVLATATTSKNSRGLDFFPLTVNYEERMYAVGKIPGGFLKREGRPSDKAVLTSRLIDRPIRPLFADGFRNDVQVISLVMSVDQDCSSEMAAMLGSSLALSVSDIPFEGPIAGVQVGRIDGKFIVNPTPAQLDKSDLDLIVAGTKDAINMVEAGAKEVPEDVVLEAIMFGHEEIIKLIEFQEKIVAEIGKAKLDIPLFQLDETILADIKASCEADLVSAIQTQEKHAREEAINAVRNTVIERYEAEEADEATMKQVKNVLEHLVKEEVRRLITDEKIRPDGRGLDEIRPLASEVGVLPRTHGSGLFTRGQTQALSICTLGALGEVQIIDGLGIEESKRFMHHYNFPNFSVGETGPIRGPGRREIGHGALGERALSAVLPNETDFPYTMRLVAEVLESNGSSSQASICASTMAMMDAGVPLKAPVAGIAMGLVKKGDNYSVLSDIQGMEDHLGDMDFKVAGTEHGITALQMDIKIDGLSRQILEEALAQAKVGRLKILNHMMTAISTPRTELSEFAPKIIMIKINPDKIRDVIGPGGKVINKIIEETNVKIDTEQDGTIYISSPNNDMNNKAKAMIENIVREAKVGEYYMAKVKRIEKFGAFLELFPGKDGLLHISEIAEERTKAVEDVLKMDDVLYVKVTEIDNQGRVNLSRKAVVKEEKEAAEKEKN, encoded by the coding sequence ATGACAGAGAAAAAAGTCTATACACTTGATTGGGCAGGTCGTCCGTTAACAATTGAAACGGGGCAACTTGCGAAACAAGCGAACGGCGCAGTACTCGTTCGTTACGGAGATACAACAGTACTAGCAACAGCAACAACTTCAAAAAATTCACGAGGGTTGGATTTCTTCCCACTTACAGTGAACTATGAAGAGCGTATGTACGCAGTTGGGAAAATCCCAGGGGGCTTCCTGAAACGTGAAGGACGTCCATCTGATAAAGCGGTTTTAACTAGCCGTCTGATTGACCGTCCAATCCGTCCTTTATTCGCAGATGGCTTCCGTAATGACGTTCAGGTCATTTCTCTTGTGATGTCAGTCGATCAGGACTGCTCATCTGAGATGGCTGCAATGCTTGGTTCTTCACTCGCATTGTCTGTATCGGATATTCCGTTTGAAGGACCGATTGCGGGCGTTCAAGTGGGACGAATCGACGGGAAATTCATCGTCAACCCAACACCTGCACAATTGGACAAGAGTGACCTTGACCTAATCGTAGCGGGAACGAAAGATGCCATTAACATGGTTGAAGCGGGCGCGAAAGAGGTTCCGGAAGATGTTGTTCTTGAAGCGATTATGTTCGGGCATGAAGAAATTATTAAACTGATTGAATTCCAAGAGAAAATTGTTGCGGAAATTGGTAAAGCGAAGCTTGATATTCCGTTATTCCAATTAGATGAAACAATTTTAGCTGACATTAAAGCTAGTTGTGAAGCCGATCTTGTGAGTGCTATCCAAACACAAGAAAAGCATGCACGTGAAGAAGCAATCAATGCAGTACGCAATACAGTGATTGAACGCTACGAGGCAGAAGAAGCTGACGAAGCAACGATGAAACAAGTGAAAAATGTCTTGGAGCATCTTGTGAAAGAAGAAGTACGTCGTTTGATTACAGATGAAAAAATCCGTCCTGATGGCCGTGGTTTGGATGAAATCCGTCCACTCGCTTCAGAAGTTGGTGTTTTGCCACGCACACACGGCTCAGGTCTCTTTACACGTGGACAAACACAGGCGTTAAGTATTTGTACACTAGGAGCTTTGGGTGAAGTACAAATCATCGATGGTCTTGGCATTGAAGAGTCAAAACGCTTCATGCACCATTATAATTTCCCGAATTTCAGTGTTGGAGAAACAGGTCCAATTCGTGGGCCGGGTCGTCGTGAAATCGGTCACGGAGCACTTGGAGAACGTGCGCTATCAGCTGTTCTACCAAATGAAACGGATTTCCCATATACAATGCGTTTAGTTGCAGAAGTGCTTGAATCGAATGGTTCATCTTCACAGGCTTCTATTTGTGCGTCAACGATGGCGATGATGGATGCAGGTGTTCCACTTAAAGCGCCGGTTGCTGGTATTGCAATGGGTCTTGTGAAGAAAGGCGACAACTACTCTGTTCTTTCCGATATTCAAGGGATGGAAGATCATCTTGGCGATATGGACTTTAAAGTAGCAGGAACTGAGCACGGTATTACTGCGCTTCAAATGGACATTAAAATCGATGGACTTTCTCGTCAGATTTTAGAAGAAGCATTGGCACAAGCTAAAGTGGGCCGTTTGAAAATCTTGAATCATATGATGACAGCAATCAGTACACCACGTACGGAGCTTTCGGAATTCGCTCCAAAAATCATCATGATCAAAATTAACCCAGACAAAATTCGCGATGTTATTGGACCTGGCGGAAAAGTCATTAACAAAATTATCGAAGAGACGAATGTTAAAATCGATACAGAGCAAGATGGTACGATTTACATTTCTTCGCCAAATAACGATATGAACAATAAAGCGAAAGCAATGATTGAGAATATCGTGCGTGAAGCAAAAGTTGGCGAATATTATATGGCGAAAGTGAAACGCATTGAAAAATTCGGTGCTTTCCTTGAACTATTCCCAGGTAAAGACGGACTGCTCCATATTTCTGAAATTGCAGAAGAGCGGACAAAAGCAGTTGAAGACGTCCTGAAAATGGATGATGTATTATATGTGAAAGTAACTGAAATCGATAATCAAGGACGTGTCAACTTGTCCAGAAAAGCTGTTGTGAAAGAAGAAAAAGAAGCAGCTGAAAAAGAGAAAAACTAA
- the rpsO gene encoding 30S ribosomal protein S15, whose amino-acid sequence MAITQERKHELINEFKIHDNDTGSADVQIAVLTEEINNLTEHLKTHKKDHHSRRGLLKMIGTRRRLLRFLRETEVQRYRDLIAKLGLRR is encoded by the coding sequence ATGGCTATTACACAAGAGCGTAAACATGAATTGATCAACGAATTCAAAATTCACGACAACGATACTGGATCAGCAGATGTTCAGATCGCTGTCCTTACAGAAGAGATCAATAACTTAACAGAGCACCTTAAAACTCATAAGAAAGACCACCACTCACGTCGTGGACTTTTGAAAATGATTGGTACTCGTCGTAGACTTCTTCGTTTCCTACGTGAAACAGAAGTACAACGTTACCGTGATCTTATTGCTAAACTCGGCCTACGCCGTTAA
- a CDS encoding bifunctional riboflavin kinase/FAD synthetase, with translation MDIYKLHYPGTIDIDSTEQYSLAIGFFDGLHKGHQTVIAEAKKKAVELGIRSAVMTFDPHPSHLFGDGNSKVGYITQYPEKARLLETMGIDALFIVTFDWALASLSPKQFVDIFMKGLPIKHVTAGFDYTFGSKGAGTMEQMATLSDGAFGTTVIDKVIDRDEKISSTRIRQLLAEGNVEATALLLGRPFRTVGIVVHGEKRGRLLGFPTANVLPEPDTVLPANGVYAVRFTTDGIMHNGVCSVGVKPTFHESGIPPIVEVNVLDFDGDLYGKEVAVDWIKHLRPEEKFDSVDALIEQMVIDKQQARDTLA, from the coding sequence ATGGATATTTACAAATTGCATTATCCGGGAACGATTGATATAGACAGTACTGAACAGTACTCGCTTGCCATTGGCTTTTTTGATGGTTTACATAAAGGGCATCAAACGGTTATTGCGGAAGCAAAAAAGAAGGCGGTAGAACTCGGTATTCGGTCAGCTGTGATGACATTCGACCCGCATCCATCGCATTTGTTCGGTGATGGTAACAGCAAGGTAGGTTATATTACACAATATCCTGAGAAAGCACGATTACTTGAAACGATGGGGATTGATGCATTATTTATCGTGACATTCGATTGGGCTCTTGCATCACTTTCGCCAAAGCAATTTGTGGATATTTTCATGAAAGGGCTTCCGATTAAACACGTCACAGCTGGATTTGATTATACATTTGGTTCAAAGGGTGCGGGAACGATGGAACAGATGGCGACATTGTCAGATGGGGCTTTTGGCACGACAGTCATTGATAAAGTGATTGATCGTGATGAGAAAATTTCATCGACGCGTATTCGGCAACTGCTAGCAGAAGGCAATGTCGAAGCAACCGCCTTGCTGCTCGGTAGACCGTTCCGAACGGTTGGTATCGTTGTTCATGGTGAAAAACGTGGGCGACTGCTTGGTTTTCCAACAGCGAATGTTTTACCAGAGCCTGATACGGTGTTGCCTGCTAACGGTGTCTATGCCGTGCGTTTTACAACAGATGGCATCATGCATAATGGCGTTTGCAGTGTCGGCGTGAAGCCAACTTTCCATGAATCGGGAATCCCACCTATAGTAGAAGTGAATGTCCTCGACTTTGATGGTGATTTATATGGCAAAGAAGTAGCTGTTGATTGGATTAAACATTTACGACCGGAAGAGAAGTTTGATTCGGTAGATGCATTGATTGAACAAATGGTAATAGATAAGCAACAAGCAAGAGATACATTAGCTTGA
- the truB gene encoding tRNA pseudouridine(55) synthase TruB, whose amino-acid sequence MNGILPLWKEKGMTSHDCVFKLRKILGTKKVGHTGTLDPSVEGVLPICIGQATKVAEYVTDSGKEYVAVVSIGTATETEDADGEVVASDLSPKQILRDQIEEALAQLTGEITQIPPMYSAVKVNGRRLYEYARKGIEVERPMRKVLIHDIELLDPVQLYEGEEVQFRIRVACGKGTYIRTLAVQIGELLGYPAHMASLVRTSSGTYRQTDCRTLDEVRELQEVGEIITILRPLEDALADFPSVEISEDLYDKVMNGQVLSEHTSLQSDESIVFTAKGKAIAVYTKHPTKPGLMKPEKMFPLNR is encoded by the coding sequence ATGAACGGAATACTGCCTCTCTGGAAAGAAAAAGGGATGACCTCGCATGATTGTGTTTTTAAATTACGAAAAATTTTAGGAACAAAAAAAGTAGGTCATACAGGTACACTCGATCCGAGTGTAGAAGGTGTGTTACCGATTTGTATTGGACAAGCAACAAAAGTGGCGGAGTATGTGACGGATTCAGGCAAGGAGTATGTCGCAGTCGTATCGATCGGAACGGCAACTGAAACCGAAGATGCAGATGGCGAGGTTGTTGCTTCTGATTTATCACCAAAGCAAATTTTGCGCGATCAAATAGAGGAAGCGCTTGCTCAATTGACAGGTGAAATTACGCAAATTCCACCGATGTATTCTGCGGTGAAAGTAAATGGTCGTAGACTCTATGAGTATGCACGCAAAGGAATTGAAGTCGAGCGTCCGATGCGTAAGGTCTTGATTCATGACATTGAACTGCTTGACCCTGTACAATTGTACGAAGGGGAGGAAGTTCAATTCCGTATTCGTGTTGCTTGCGGCAAAGGGACGTATATCCGGACGCTTGCGGTGCAAATTGGTGAGCTACTTGGTTACCCCGCGCATATGGCGTCACTCGTTAGGACATCATCAGGGACGTATAGACAAACAGACTGTCGTACGTTGGATGAAGTAAGGGAATTGCAAGAAGTAGGCGAAATCATAACGATACTGCGTCCACTTGAGGATGCCTTGGCTGATTTTCCGAGTGTTGAAATTAGTGAAGACCTGTATGATAAAGTCATGAATGGCCAAGTATTATCAGAGCATACATCGCTTCAAAGTGATGAATCCATTGTTTTCACAGCGAAAGGTAAAGCGATTGCAGTGTATACGAAGCATCCTACAAAGCCAGGACTTATGAAGCCTGAAAAGATGTTTCCACTGAATAGGTAA
- the rbfA gene encoding 30S ribosome-binding factor RbfA: protein MSMRANRVAEQMKKELGDIIGNKVKDPRIGFVTVTDVEVTGDLQQATIFISVLGKESEKEDTLKGLNKAKGFIRTEIGQRIRLRITPEIKFEFDESVAYGNRIDSLLRQVKDGQDD from the coding sequence GCAGAACAGATGAAAAAAGAACTTGGTGATATCATCGGTAACAAAGTAAAGGATCCACGAATTGGTTTCGTTACTGTAACTGATGTCGAGGTAACTGGTGATCTTCAACAAGCAACTATTTTCATCTCTGTTCTTGGAAAAGAGTCGGAAAAAGAAGATACGTTGAAAGGTCTCAACAAAGCGAAAGGTTTTATTCGTACTGAGATTGGCCAGCGAATCAGACTCCGGATAACACCAGAGATTAAATTCGAATTCGATGAATCCGTAGCATATGGCAATCGAATTGACTCACTTCTTAGACAAGTGAAAGACGGACAGGATGACTAA